A portion of the Sabethes cyaneus chromosome 3, idSabCyanKW18_F2, whole genome shotgun sequence genome contains these proteins:
- the LOC128744322 gene encoding protein argonaute-3 produces MSSRLNLVRTFLSQSSSSGDGDRSLPLSGGTPSEGVDSGFQTRTPESTPTTQRKIIGRGQLVAGAATIAGTGTSGAGSSESDQQSSIVSGAPSYVGRGRAQFIAALIQQPVEPARSVTSDDASSVTSARISTIGGGRGRFIQQLLNTAPGTISPPTNGSKKDSDLSDKMSQATISVVETIEVEKAPVVKTGTRGTPVELMTNYIRIACNPDRGIYEYEVRFSPEVDSKAVRSRYIAQHADVIGNAKTFDGVKLYLPKKLPNPETILYSKNPVDGHEVTIKIIFKRKQRMSENVQFYNILFQRIMKVLKMVEMARKNFDPSAPKLIPQHRLEIWPGYVSAVDEYEGGLMLNLDVSHRVLLQTTVLDHIKILARSNPQDYKNLSTKSLLGAVILTRYNNKTYRIDDILFDQNPMMTFQASGKEISYIQYYKQQYNIDITDMKQPLLIHRRERRVAGQDKMQEMMMCLIPEICYLTGLTDEMRSDFKVMRDIAAFTRVSPNQRLNSMRQFCRNVNDNREAREILEVWGLKLDMEPIIMKGRCFDEEKVRFGNGAEIGVGRAGDFNRAVTSNHMLQVVNIRSWLLIHTGKDAKVARSFMDCVDRSCRPMGIQIAPPQIEVLNADRTEQYVQVLRSKIRQDTQIVVIICPTSRDDRYAAIKRICCSEIPVPSQVINARTLSNESKNRAIVQKIILQMNCKLGGTLWSIKIPFTNVMIAGIDTYHDPKQKSSSVSAFVASLNGDYTRWYSRACIQNKKEEFMNGLCASLEKSLKAYQKLNCVLPDKVIIFRDGVGDGQLRMCSEYEIPQLQEACKLLAPDYCPQIAFVVVQKRINTRMFRIDGQTNLDNPNPGTVLDHTVTRRHHFDYFLVPQSVRQGSVSPTHYIVVCNQPDYSPDILQRLSYKLCYLYYNWPGSVRVPACCQYAHKMAYLIGQSVKRNPDESLNDKLFYL; encoded by the exons ATGTCCTCCAGATTAAACTTGGTGCGAACTTTTTTGAGTCAGTCCAGTTCTTCCGGCGATGGAGACCGATCGCTTCCCTTGTCTGGTGGCACTCCCAGCGAAGGAGTAGATAGCGGCTTTCAAACACGCACACCGGAAAGTACGCCTACGACCCAGCGTAAAATTATCGGTCGTGGCCAGCTCGTAGCGGGTGCGGCTACTATTGCAGGAACGGGAACATCCGGAGCAGGTTCGTCAGAATCGGACCAGCAGTCCAGTATCGTTTCCGGAGCTCCGTCGTACGTAGGCCGTGGTCGTGCTCAGTTTATTGCGGCACTGATACAGCAACCGGTTGAGCCAGCTCGCTCGGTCACATCCGATGATGCCAGCTCCGTCACTTCTGCCAGAATTTCTACCATCGGTGGAGGACGTGGGAGATTTATTCAGCAATTGCTGAACACAGCCCCGGGAACGATCTCCCCACCGACCAATGGCAGCAAGAAAGATTCCGATTTGTCGGACAAGATGTCGCAAGCAACAATAAGTGTCGTTGAAACGATTGAAGTTGAAAAGGCGCCGGTTGTTAAGACTGGAACAAGAG GAACTCCTGTGGAGTTGATGACCAATTACATAAGAATTGCATGCAATCCCGATCGCGGAATCTATGAGTACGAAGTTCGTTTTTCTCCGGAAGTAGATTCCAAAGCTGTTCGCTCACGTTACATTGCGCAGCATGCTGATGTCATTGGGAATGCTAAAACTTTTGACGGCGTTAAGCTTTATTTACCAAAAAAACTTCCAAACCCGGAAACAATTCTCTATTCGAAGAATCCGGTTGATGGCCACGAGGTGACGATAAAGATTATATTCAAGAGAAAACAACGAATGAGTGAAAATGTACAGTTCTACAATATTCTGTTCCAACGGATCATGAAGGTGCTAAAAATGGTCGAAATGGCACGGAAAAATTTTGATCCATCCGCTCCGAAGCTGATTCCGCAGCATAGGTTGGAAATTTGGCCCGGCTATGTCAGCGCCGTCGACGAGTACGAGGGTGGACTGATGTTGAATCTGGACGTTTCACATCGTGTGCTGTTGCAGACGACCGTTCTCGATCATATCAAAATATTGGCTCGATCAAATCCACAGGATTATAAAAACTTGTCTACAAAGTCTCTCCTAG GTGCCGTCATTTTAACGCGTTATAACAACAAAACGTATCGCATCGATGATATTTTATTTGACCAGAATCCCATGATGACCTTCCAGGCCAGTGGAAAAGAGATTTCTTACATTCAGTACTACAAACAGCAGTACAACATTGACATCACCGATATGAAGCAGCCGCTGCTGATCCACCGCCGGGAGCGCCGGGTAGCTGGACAAGATAAAATGCAGGAAATGATGATGTGCCTTATTCCGGAGATTTGCTATCTGACGGGACTAACCGATGAAATGCGCAGCGATTTCAAAGTGATGCGTGATATTGCCGCATTCACTCGTGTTTCTCCGAATCAGCGACTGAATAGTATGCGTCAGTTTTGTCGCAATGTAAATGATAACCGCGAAGCCCGAGAGATCCTGGAAGTTTGGGGTCTAAAACTTGATATGGAACCCATTATAATGAAAGGACGCTGTTTCGATGAGGAAAAAGTCAGGTTTGGCAATGGCGCCGAAATCGGAGTGGGCAGAGCTGGCGATTTTAATCGGGCAGTAACCAGCAATCATATGCTGCAAGTGGTCAACATTCGCAGCTGGTTGCTTATTCACACCGGAAAGGATGCTAAAGTCGCCAGATCGTTTATGGACTGTGTCGACCGAAGCTGCCGCCCTATGGGCATACAGATCGCTCCACCACAGATTGAGGTTTTAAATGCCGATAGAACCGAACAGTACGTACAGGTACTGCGTTCGAAAATTCGCCAAGACACGCAGATCGTAGTTATCATTTGTCCGACCTCTCGCGACGACCGCTACGCGGCAATAAAACGAATCTGTTGTTCGGAAATTCCAGTGCCGTCGCAGGTCATCAACGCACGGACGCTGAGCAACGAGTCGAAGAATCGTGCCATTGTGCAGAAGATCATTCTTCAGATGAACTGCAAACTTGGTGGAACGCTCTGGAGCATCAAGATCCCGTTCACCAATGTTATGATCGCCGGAATCGATACCTACCATGACCCGAAGCAGAAGAGTAGCTCTGTTTCGGCATTTGTGGCTTCGCTCAACGGAGATTACACCCGCTGGTATTCGCGAGCCTGCATTCAGAACAAAAAGGAAGAGTTCATGAACGGGCTGTGTGCGTCGTTGGAAAAATCACTGAAAGCATATCAGAAGCTTAATTGTGTGCTTcctgataaagtaatcattttcAG GGACGGTGTCGGTGACGGCCAGCTGCGTATGTGTTCGGAATACGAAATACCTCAGCTTCAGGAGGCGTGCAAACTTCTTGCTCCCGATTACTGTCCGCAGATAGCATTCGTTGTCGTTCAGAAGCGCATAAATACGCGCATGTTTCGT ATTGACGGACAAACCAATCTGGACAATCCGAACCCGGGTACTGTGCTGGATCATACCGTCACTAGACGACACCACTTCGACTATTTCCTCGTTCCGCAATCAGTTCGACAGGGCAGCGTCTCTCCCACGCATTATATCGTGGTGTGCAATCAACCGGATTACAGCCCAGATATTTTGCAACGGCTAAGCTACAAACTGTGCTATCTCTATTACAATTGGCCAGGAAGCGTGCGCGTCCCGGCCTGTTGTCAG TACGCTCACAAAATGGCCTATTTGATCGGACAATCAGTAAAACGGAATCCCGACGAGAGTCTCAACGATAAACTGTTCTATCTGTAA